The genomic stretch tCCGCAATGTTATTCTTGTGTTACCCACAAACACGTacgcatgtacgcacacacacaaacttaatcCACTGATGGCTGCACAGTATATCCCTATGATATGTGTGACATGACTCTtcatttgtaagtgtgtgtgtgtaagtctctgtgagtgtgtgtgtgtgtgtgtgtgtgtgtgtgtgtgtgtgtgtgtgtgtgtgtgtgtgtgtgtgtgtgtggcaacacatacatgtactcCTCTTTACCCACACAGAAACAACACTAGCCAAGGTTAGACAcagtttttctgtctttttcagaCATACTTCATGCGTGTCCCCAGGGTCAGACTCTGATGAAAGGGCCCTTTTAACATGGCCCGTGTTTGAGCTTCAAAACCCCTGATGTGACCCCACAGAGACACAGGCTTACTGTTCAATACCTCACTAGCTTCTGTTTATTCATGTGTGGCCTTCAGAACGGCAGGATCTAACTAGAGCACATTATGACAATATCCTTCTTTTGCCTCACCAATTCCACTAAGCTCTGCAACGTGTCTTTGGGAGAGCTGTTGTAGTGTTTCTGTTTGACTGCTGAAATAATTAATGGATCTTTGTATCTGGCTGGATAACACCTAGGTGGTGTGAATTTTCGTAAGAATGTTCTTAACGTAAattaaactgaaaatgaaataacaGATATGCATACATATTGTAACTGTCACACGTGGAGTTACAAACACCCACCACAATAGTTCAACCTGAGTAGACAACTTAATTAAAAAGTACTAAGTTGCTGAACCACtgaacatttaaaaatacaGAGCAGGGTAGGCTGTATTAATTAACtatttaattaattcattaaaaCTTTTCAGCTTCGGTTCAGTTCTAGGATTGACTTTTCAAGGCCACTTGGAATGACTCAGTGTTGAGATATTTCATTAGTAAAACAATCATACAATGTATGCCCAAAGTCACAGAAAAACGTATTTCTACATAATGATTAAGTTGATGCGGTGACAGTCTATCCCATCCAATGCTAAGCGCGTGCCCCACGTTTTGGCACACGCTCCAGTGCGTTTTAAGTGCAGTGCCGCCACGCGACAACGAGAGACCCGCCCCCTCGGCTTCCTCCGCTCGACGTGTACGCGACTCGCAGCCCGCGCGCACCAAATTCATTCACCCGAAGGTCTCGCGCGTGTGTCACGAACGCGCTTTACtacagagcgagagaagggaagagagagtccATTCTTTCTTTAGGGAAAGCACAGGAACTACAGCAGCGATAACGTGGAAAAAGAATAAATCTTTGAGAGTGCAATGACACTGACTCAAATATAAGATGTCTTGAAATTTAGCAGCTACATGTTCTGCTGTTCGTCTCAGCTACTTCCTACACCTTTGGAAAAAAGATGCTCCCTCCCacaaatactgtagcctaatCTAACCATGTCTTACCTACCCCGAgatttaattacaaatatcgaATGCTATAGCGTAGACATTTCCTACTTCAGAGTGTCAGCTTCAAATTCTATGAAGACAAATCGCCGAGTCGTCTCTGAAAACGTACTGATTCTTATCTTTAAAAATGCTCGACGAAGAAAACTGCTGGTGCACATTAATAAGGTTTGAAGACAAAACTAACCGATTTACAATCCCGCTACCCCATGACACACCGGGTGCACTCCTTCCCCGTTCTTCTTAGCCTGGTAATTGTACACTGAAAACATCACTTCGGAGCACGATTCACTCCCCTTTGCAAAATTACAGCCAGCAAGCACAGTGAACATAATGCTTCGGCTAGCGTATACTCGCACACCTTTACGTATAAATCATATCCTACTTGGTTTCGAAACCGCAGCTTTAGAGATAAATCTATATGGAGACATCTCCATGTTGAGCCACTGTTCTTAGCAGACTATTCTGCTATTACAAATTAAGCAGTGGAACAGCGACAAATAAGCAGTCCTGCCTCAGTTGATTAACCACAGTGGTCCATGTATCAAAAACAATTCCTCGGCGGTTTCCAGGAAAGATCCTTTCAGTTTTGGTGTGGGCTGCTATTTAACACTACTCAGGTCTCTGGTTGTTTTATAACCATGGGGAAAAGGGGGTTTGCTGAAGGCGACCCATTCTTGAGGAATCACGGAGCTTTTCGAAACGGGAAAAACCCTACCATCCACAAGCTAACTAAACGTTTTTCCTTTTGAAAATGCCGTAGATTATCATACTTACAATTTTTGCATTAAAATGATCTGGAGGGCGGTAGCCGTTTCGTTTTCTGAAGCACATCCGTTtctttttatcttgttttatgtgtaaaaatacagtatctttttttcttccaaTGTTCCAGCTTCAGAATCGACACCCTTACAGAGGCAGGCAGAGAACATAGTGCGCATGCGTCAACTTAGACAGTTCTACTCAGGCAGTTCAGGACTTCCTCGTTAATTGTAATTTCTGCTGGAACTCCGTGTGTGAAGTAAACTGAAAACAGTCACTTTCAAGATTGCAACATACTAGTTGATTCATTGATGATTGACTGATATTTTATTGAAAGTGAggtaaacagtaggcctattgctaGAAACATGGAAATTACCCATCTACTTGATATTCACAGTCATTACAGATGTGTaaatctcttctcctctgagtTTTATATAGCCTCATTCCATTTCTCAAATTCAGAAACGTTTCGTTAAACAAATGAAAAGAATTTTTGAATAGCCTTATagagagaggttttttttatcaCAAATAAAACGTGGGAGCCAAGTTTGAGGAAAAAGTAGCCTCTCTTAAATAATCTAACAGGCAATAAACTGGAGGTTTAGAGGCAACCTCGGGAAAAAGTTGCCTTGGTTCAGATTCTAAATAATTTGGTAATAGCCTACCAGTTGTCAAATGACGCATTCATTTAGAATAATAAATATCTGataagtaggctattttgtgaaagcctactgtacatgtttctcttttttttgccccCAGGTAGCTATCTCGTGGTTCAACCAGCCAGCAAGGGGCGCCAAAcaccaacaataacaataactgaTGGTAGGCTGTGATTGGCAGGTCAAGGTGAAAAGTTTCATGTATGctgattaaaaaacaaacaaacaatcaaacaaaaaatATTAAGCCAATGCAATGTTTTGGCTACAAAAACGTTCtattatattaaaaaaacattcGCAGAAGATGAATATGTCTTCATGTCACATTTAGGCTATATCTCACTTTTAATCAACATTATTTAATTATGTTATTTATCATTTCTCACAAAGTTGTCAAATTCTGCATTCATTTGAATTTTAACCTGTTAAACCTGTCAGAACTGTATAATGTAAACAGTTTAATGTCCTGCTTTTAGCATTGGTGAGACAGAATACATAGGCTATTGGAAAGTGAACCATATTCTAAACTCTTACAGGTATCTTTTGTAAAACCTCCTTTTCAgtctttgtttttgtcattAAATCTGGCTTTCTTGCCACTTGGTGTCAGCAAGGCTCTCTTCAAGATTGGAGATGAAAGAGGATCCCATTTTCTCAGAACTCAATCTACAGTAATCATGAAAAATCTACAGATaacaatgtactgtagctgaatTGCATGGGGCAAGTAGAAACAATGGCTTAATTCTATAGGTCTATCGATTAAGGGAGGGGGTGTTTGTGGTTGTTTCTGAAGTGGAAGTGAAgtttatttctatgtgtgcGAGTAAACAGTCTAAGTGAGTAAAGAAGTTTATATTCAAGTACAGTGTGGCAAGTCAAATATGTTATATGGCCATCtgtggatcctctgatgtttgGAGACTGTTCTCTGACACAAACATTTTCTGAGTATGTTTACTGTCACCAcgattttctctcctttctttcttttttttatatgtctGAATTTCCCCAAAGTCAACTGATATAATGTATGCAGACCTAAACAATCAAGAGAGCGATGGCATTtgctgtctttttgtttttctaatgTGTTGTCTGCTAGTTGTGTATGCTGTCAGTTTATGCAATGAATATATTCGCCCCTCcaaatattatataatattaaaagatatattaatattatattatCCAAAAATTCACATACATTGTAATTTGTGGACTGATATATGTGATATAGTGTTAACCATTACATATTGAGAGAGGAAGACCTTTTGATTCAAGTGATAAAACATAAATTTGGAAGAGGATGTTTGTGCAATAAAGTTGAGAtgaatttatgttttttttagatttgGTATCCCTATTCTCTGCTCAGCCAGACATATTATTACCTAACCACTCCATTATCCATGATGTTCATTTTAGTTGAATGATGAAATGCACAGCAATGAAAAAATACTCCTCCATTATGACTCTCTGTAGACAGTCCTTCGCAAGGCTATCATCACACTGGACAACACAGAAACAAATTAAGTACACTAGCAGACATCAGTTGTAATTATTGTCAGATGGTAACAACCTATACatactgtttatttttttcagattgcaGCCTGTTTGCATGCTGTGACATTTCTCCAAGCTTCAATGCATTCTTCCATTTAGCAGAGAGAAGTAACAGTGATTTGTCATCCGTGACTTGAAGCCTTAGATTCAAACTAACATGATTCACACTTCTGGGGCTTGTCATGTGACTGAACTCTCACAAGCTGGAGGGAAACAAGACCTTCCTTTATGGTTAGCCAGCCGGCTCCTGAGTGAACCTAGTTGTTCTCGCTAGGCTATTTGCTTgctagaggtagagagaaatgCTGGCAAATGTTACACTTTGTTCTGGCTTGTGTCTTTCTCGGAAGAGGTGTTTGAATATAAACATGAAGCCCACTGAAAGAGACTTTCGTACACAGATTTCAGCATTTCCTTTGATGAGCTCATAAAAAAGTTGGAAATGAACACAGGCCTCCATGCATCAATAACAACAGCCATTCCTAGAACCATGACAGgatcatttattttattcacaAACTACAAGCGCAACCTGAACATTCATACCATTGTGTTGTCCCTAGCCAGACAGTCTAGTCATATTTATACCATGTTTTCTCTAGAcgctcagttttcatttcatacATTTTCTCAGCCCAGCATGTGTCTCTATTCATCGAGTCAGAAGGTACAAAAGGGACAAAACTCTCATTATACAGCAAAATGTTTCCATTCTAAGCTTTCCATCAGTGTCCTGTGGTGAAAGCTGAATGGGGAATCACATTATGTTACATTGAAGGACTCCGCAGCCATCTCACTCGCGAGATAAGGTCAGCTCCCTCTCGTCGTCCAAGATCTCCTCGACCCGTCGCCTCTGCCAAACACATAGATAGTCTGTCacagtggttgttgttgttggtggatGTTCAACATCAGAGAGGCAGATGGGGAATAATGAAGGAACGCAGTGAGGGGGAAATCAGGTAAAGAGGAGGATTAAAACAAGCCTCTTTAGGCAGTGCCAGCTGAAAACGGGCTGCCGGCCTGACATCAACTGAGGGTAATTGGCTGGCCAGACTACAGTTGAAGTGTTGCGGAGACCGGCGCTGACGCCGGCATCAAACTCTGCCGCCTTCTCCACTTCGAATGCAGAGTGCGTGGCACTAATGTCCGTGTCTACAGCGCTTGACAAAGAAGTGTTACTCTAGTCATGTAATACTACAGCATAATTAGAGACAGAATACACAACAGCCAGTGATGCTCCATACTTAAATGGCATCATCTTTGTTACCTGGTAAATAATTCTCTTCACCTGTTACACAGACATTACAAATTTGTAAACACGTATGTCAAATCCAAGTTTACACATCAAAGTGTCTGTGTCACATCAGAAGATCTGTCCAATTTTGTCAAACTGAAAAGCCTTTAATGCCTTTATAtagctgtaggcctattatgtgcATGTATTTAATAAGGCAGTAGGTGACATGGCTGAGAAATTCCTGTGTAGATAAAACAAATCATTTGGCAAGCTATCTGTTTTTGGTGTCACTCATGACTAGTATTCAATGGAGAACagaaacgaacaaacaaaccacTTTTGTATTGCCACCTGCTGCAGAAATAATGTAATCAACTATCAATCTGCATCCTTGCCTTTCAATTTATTTCCAAGACAGCGACTGCATAATGCCATTCGGAGTTAAGGTACAATCAGCAGACCCAATCACATTTGTGTTGCACCTAATTCAGCTGCAAATTGGCTCAAGGCTAAGAAAGTCTTTCACATGACTCATTTCAAAGCTGTAAGGGTTATGCATGGTGGTCATCTACTCCACACTAGTGATCTGCAAGAGCTAACTTACCTAATCCTCTCAACGCCATGTAGGCTAGTGTTTCTAAGGAGTATGCCCGTTCTAAACCACATCTCCTCTGTACGGTGGCCAAAGTTCCCTATAGAAAGACTTCAAGGGTTGTAAAGGCCTTTAGGCTGCAAGTCTGTGCTTTTGAGTTTTAGAGAACAAAGTTTAGGACTAGGGCTACAATATGccttcctttttaaaaaaatacaaccGGTTCATTACACTACAACCGGTCCATTAAGTAGCAAGTGTTGACAGATATTTGAAATAGGCCCTAGCTAAGAAAAATCATAATAACAAATGTCATTGAGATAAGCACtctattttaaaaatatttttccctTTTGGATAAATCCACTGAAGAGGAGGTCAAACTTAGAGGCTGTCGGTAGCAGCATGTGTCTGACATAAAGCCATTGCCAAAATGAGACTGCtttgctttcagtggtgcataCCTGCAGTTTGTCCAAGCTGTCATTAGTCTTCATTTTGCTCTTGCTGGTTGGCAGCAGCAACTCCACACGCAAAGCCCTCTGAGCAGTATCCTGGCTTGAAATCATTAAGTTAATTTCCTGGGCCTAGAGAtttgcaagagaaagagaggagaattTAGTGTAGGTCTATGCTATAATTGGCACAACAGTCGCTCTTTCAAAAAGTAAGAGTTTGAGATCTGCTTAAGATGAGGCGAATAATCTAAAGCTGGAAGTGGAATTGTTAAGTAGATTAACTCTGCCCTGTAGTTGTGGTAGTTCAATCGCTTCTGACGAATTCGATTGCGAGCTTCTGCAGCCTTTAGTTGACCAACAAGTGCGTCCTGTCGCGTCTTGTCATCACTGGGGCGGCGGCTGTTGCTATCCTGACGGCCCTTTTCTTTGGTAACGTTAATAGTTTCGCAAACTCTCTGCTTTGCCAGCGCCGTCCAACGCTGAGCCTCTTTAGATGGTTCCATGTAGGCCAGGCACCGCGCTCGTTGCTGTGGACACATCTTGTTCATGTCCAAATTAGAGCTTCTTTGATTTTTCCTGCGGTCTAAGCCTGTGTTTGACGCCATTCCTGTTAGTTCCCGTTAATGACTCCGCggatatgtagcctacaattatTTCGTGTCCGCCTGAAAAAATAAGGTAGCCTAACCGTCACCGTTTACTGCTGCATAATGTATAGTCGTAAGATGTTTATCTATCCTACTAGATTACTGAAGCATTAGAAATTGTACTggtagaactagaactagactCTCCCTTTGCAGCTTGCTGTTTATCGTTGCTATGGTGATTGACGCACCAATTTCCCCACCTGCCCAAGATGCCCTGCGGAGTCCAGCCAGCTCAAGCACAGTGGACCAAGTAGGCTATGGACCTTTCACCGCAATGATTTTTGACAtgatgaaatgtaggctatggcagTCCCAGGTGTTATTAATGACATTAATTAATTGAACAGGGACTTCATTAGCGAATTTAGCCACACCTGTGCTTGCCCTAGGTCTATATTTCAtgtaaaatcacacacacacacacacacacacacgcgcacgcgtgcacgcacgcacgcacgcacacacacacacacacacacacacacacacacacacacacacacacacacacacacacacacacacacacacacacacacacacacataattgacACTCAATAGACTACGGCATGCCTAAGGAAAAAcccaaataggcctacagataAGTTAGATCATGTTTGATGAATCACAAAAGTTGCAAGGAAATTATTAGGCTTATGACACTTgaaaataaataggcctatatacaaTTGTAGGGAGCTAATTTAATTGCTCATTTTCTGTGTTGATTGACATGGCTACTGTGTTCCCAATGTAATTTAatttattatagcctatgttattacagtatgtttatggTTCTTAACAGACAATTGTGCCCAAAGTGACATGAAATCAATGACATGACACAAATCAATAAACATTAAATAGGCTATTAATTGTTAATAGAGTAGGCTAAATAATCATTCTGTCACATAAGATCTTCACTGTTCTGATATTACAGACTAGAGTGAATAGTAAAACATTATTGTGCTGTTTTGTGATTGTCaaagacatattttttttattgtaaataaatgtaggcctaataacattttcaaaaatgttttgaatAAGATCTGTGTACAATGAGTAACCTATAAATTGTCAATGATGATTGCTATGGGTGTTGTCCTGCATGAATTCATTGTGCCTGCTCATTCACCTCCTTTTCCACCTGATGCAAAAAAAGTGGAAATTTTGCACTTGGTGCCATCTATTGGTAATGCAATGTCACTACATTTTATGTAAGTTTGGTCTCTTACAATGAGTCACCGGTCTTTGAAATAAGTGTTGTAACTagaccatatactgtagcactttCTAGAAAAGGAATATCTTACTTCCGGTCAGAAAACCAGTTCACAATATGAGTAGCCTACCTTGAGCCATCAGGTTACATTTAAAGAACTCATTACTAAGGGTTCTTTTCAGATGTTCTGATTATGGTGTTCTGATACTGCAGGCAAGGACAAGGTGAATGCATCTACTCTGAAAGATATGGGCTTGCTTTGTTTAAGAAAATACCAGACAGAGTGACATAATATGAATAGGAGAGGAAAACCATGTCTGCATGGCCTCAGGCTATTTTACTTTCTAAGTAAGAGTACCCATCAAAACTAATCTTTACTTTAGCCCTACTTACAGTAATAAGACATAATAATGTCATAATCATGTTATCATATGCTGTGATAAGTCGTTGTAAATGTCTGTGTTCAACAATGTGTTATTTCAACATATTCCGTAACTGACATGACTGTATGCAATGATAGCATGCATGACACTGTGACATTCATTTCATGCCAAAATTATGAGTTGTCAGGGCGATCATTGACAATGTTCATGGTTGTGTCATGTGTATGACATCTTCCATAGCATGTTAGCTGAGCTCAAGTAAATTGAAATCAAAAGTCAAAAGTCAAGTCCTATCTGAAGAACTAGCCATTCAAGGGGAATTGTTCTCACATGTCCTGCTGGGTACATTGATGTTCGTGCAGGATGAAACCCATTATTCTCTCATTGCTTGACAGGCTGAAATCGGTTTAGTTTTGCCTGTTAGCAAAGGTTCTCAGTGTCGTTTTCAGCACAGCAGGCATTAGGACACCGCCTCCGGTCTATACATCCCTATTCCACCTCACCCTCTGGCTGCAGTGCTCCAGTTCGCTTCTGCCTCTCTGCTTTGCATGCCAGTGTATTCCTTCCATTCACACTCCCCTTGTGTGCACTtacattctttctctcattgTTCATCATTGTGGCTCTCTCTGGGAATGCCTTGCAGTTAATGAAGCATACTGCACAGCTTTAATTGGTACACTACTGCACGGTGCCCAGGGCAGCAGTCAATGACTTCTGGGCTGCCCATGTGTTTAACATCGATTTCCTGCAGGAGTACAAAGTTCAGTGTCTTTGTCAATATGCCATCCTTTAGCTGACAGCTGACATCTCCATTTGGGCTCTGTTGTTTTGTCTGTCATGTTGTACCAACACTCAGTCATTCTCTTAATTGCAGACAGTATACTTGTGTTCttttttgaagtgtgtgtgtgtgtgtgtgtgtgtgtgtgtgtgtgtgtgtgtgtgtgtgtgtgtgtgtgtgtgtgtgtttgtgtgtgtgtgtgtgtgtgtgtgtgtgtgtgtgtgtgtgtgtgtgtgtgtgtgtgtgtgtgtggttaaggcTTCTCTGTCAATTAAAGGAATGACAGGCAGAGAACAAACATAAAGGTAAGTCAtggctgctgccactggtgACATGGAGAGGCTTGTTGAGACCAATTGAGTGTATGCCACTGGCAAGGTTGTGCAGGAAGACTTGAAAGACCCCCCCGCTTAGTACTTTCAATCCAATCACAAAGAAGACACCAAGTCAATGTTATTATCCCACAGGCGGGGAAATGAGTGTTATACTTATACCCATATATACTCTCCAAATCCAAAtatttgtgtgacaaataaataaacaaagctCATGAAAGCAATGAACCACTGGTGCTACCACAGACCTACTCAACTTTGATATTAGCATAGTTTGGTGAAGCTGGCTAGAAACAGAGCTGGATCTTGGAACAGTGAGGCTCATGTCGGCTGCCTATGATAAATCACCTGATCAATTTCTTAATCAATACTGTCACCTATTGGTTGTCCCTGAATAGATTTTTTGTTCTATCAATACTTATTCCACCATGAAAATGTATTCTAATAATAATGACACcaacaccaaatttcaagaCTGGCCCCAGAACTCAATGCTATTCCATTTCCCATAGAAAATATAACTTCCATTCTTGATGTTGTGTAATGGATTTTGTATGTATTGAAA from Sardina pilchardus chromosome 7, fSarPil1.1, whole genome shotgun sequence encodes the following:
- the LOC134088172 gene encoding protein LKAAEAR1-like; translated protein: MASNTGLDRRKNQRSSNLDMNKMCPQQRARCLAYMEPSKEAQRWTALAKQRVCETINVTKEKGRQDSNSRRPSDDKTRQDALVGQLKAAEARNRIRQKRLNYHNYRAQEINLMISSQDTAQRALRVELLLPTSKSKMKTNDSLDKLQRRRVEEILDDERELTLSRE